GTAATTTCAAACATTTAAGGAGTGAATGTGAAATTAGATGAACTCGCCAAACTAGCTGGCGTTTCACGCACTACCGTCAGTTATGTAGTCAATGGAAAAGCGAAACAATATCGTGTTAGTCAAAAAACAATTGATAAAATCCAAGCCCTAATTGAACAATACGATTTTAAACCCAATGCCATGGCGGCAGGGTTGCGGGTTGGGCGCAGTTATACGATCGGTTTGATTGTGCCGGATTTTGAAAATATCAGTTATGCTAAAATTACCAATCAACTGGAAAATAAATTTCGTGAGCGAGGCTACCAGCTATTAATTACTTGTAGCAACGATAATGCGGAAAGCGAAATTGATTGCGCCAAACATTTATTCCAGCGCCAAATTGATGCGTTAATTGTCTCTAGCGCGTTGCCGGTAGCAACGGATTTTTACACGCAATATAAAAAAACACCGATCTTTTGTTTTGACCGTCGGTTAGCTTCGGAATGGGTCACGAATTTAACCACGAATGATGAAGAAGATGCCTATCGTTTGGCGAGTCAATTGTTGCAGCAAGGCGATTATCAGCAGATATTATTTTTGGGGGCTTTGCCGGAATTACCAATTAGCCACGAGCGGGAACAGGGCTTTCGTCGCGCAATCGCAAACCATCCGCAGATTGCTACCGATTTTCTCTATGCAAAAAAATTCCATAAAGAGGAGGCAGCAGAAGCGTTTGCCGCTTGGTTATCTGATCATGGATTACCACAAGTGATTTTTACCACTTCGTTAACTTTGCTACAAGGCGTTTTTTCGCATTTATTACAACAGCATGGCAGCATTGATCCCGCGCTTGTGATCGCTACGTTTGGTACGCACGAGATGTTAGATGTGTTGCCGAACAAAGCCATTTGTAGCGTGCAAAACCATGAAAATATCAGTCATAATTTGGTGGAGTTGGTGATTGCGCAGTTAAATAACTGCAAAACTGAACCAAATCAGACCGCACTTTTACGTGATATTACGAGTCATCATTTCTAATGATACGGAACCGTTGCCGGCAACGGTAGTGGTTCTGGTTTGCCCAAAAAGTACGGTTCTTTTTCGATTAATAAATCCCATATTGTTTGCAAACGGGCGAAAAATTCTCTAAAGCGAACAAAGGTGTATCCTGTTGGATATTCCGCCGCAAAACAGATAGCGTCAATATTGTGATATTTAGCAATAAATAATGCTCTTTCACAATGGAATTTTTGTGTGATAATCGTCATGGAATGTGCTTTAAATATCCGATCAGCACGAATAACCGAATCTAATGTACGAAAGCCAGCATAATCCATATACATAAATTCCGGCGGAACATCCATTTTTTTCAAATCCTTATACATGGTTACCGGTTCGTTGTAATAAACGGTTCGATTATCACCACTGAGCAACAAATAATCGATTTTTTTTGCTTTAAATAATTCTTGTGTGGCGAGTAAGCGATTGTAATAAAACAGATTAAGTGTATTTTTAGCAAAATATTTCGAGGTTCCTAACACCAAACCGTAAGGGCGATAGGGGAGTTTTTGAATATCGGTGTAAATCGCTTGTCGGACATAAAATCCGATCGATTGATCGATTAGGATCAAAAGACCTAAACATAGCAGCAAAAATACAACAGTATAATGTAAACCTTTTTTTGAAAAATTTTTACTGCTTTCTTTTAACATGAATGAATATATTTTTGTTAATACCGACATGGGGTTTTATAACTGAAAAAAACATTACCAACATAATGAAAAATGAATAGGAATTCAAGTGTTATTGTGCGTTTTCTTAGTGGGAGAGGTATTTTTCTTTAGTTGTCACTTTTCTTTGTTTTACCATAAAATTTTTAGATTTTGAACGTCGTCTTTGCCGGCGGCACGCAGTGCGAACGCAGCGAGTAATGAAAAGTAACCAAAAGAAAGGCAACCCGATTTCACCTTTATTCCTGCACTTGGTTACCATTTCTTT
This sequence is a window from [Pasteurella] mairii. Protein-coding genes within it:
- the sanA gene encoding protein SanA gives rise to the protein MLKESSKNFSKKGLHYTVVFLLLCLGLLILIDQSIGFYVRQAIYTDIQKLPYRPYGLVLGTSKYFAKNTLNLFYYNRLLATQELFKAKKIDYLLLSGDNRTVYYNEPVTMYKDLKKMDVPPEFMYMDYAGFRTLDSVIRADRIFKAHSMTIITQKFHCERALFIAKYHNIDAICFAAEYPTGYTFVRFREFFARLQTIWDLLIEKEPYFLGKPEPLPLPATVPYH
- the fruR gene encoding fructose repressor, with protein sequence MKLDELAKLAGVSRTTVSYVVNGKAKQYRVSQKTIDKIQALIEQYDFKPNAMAAGLRVGRSYTIGLIVPDFENISYAKITNQLENKFRERGYQLLITCSNDNAESEIDCAKHLFQRQIDALIVSSALPVATDFYTQYKKTPIFCFDRRLASEWVTNLTTNDEEDAYRLASQLLQQGDYQQILFLGALPELPISHEREQGFRRAIANHPQIATDFLYAKKFHKEEAAEAFAAWLSDHGLPQVIFTTSLTLLQGVFSHLLQQHGSIDPALVIATFGTHEMLDVLPNKAICSVQNHENISHNLVELVIAQLNNCKTEPNQTALLRDITSHHF